Proteins encoded by one window of Tunturibacter psychrotolerans:
- a CDS encoding Ig-like domain repeat protein has product MFAVRFTRRLGLGVLLPLLVVMAPHMQGQTANPQLLPYATTLVAGGGTTATFTPNQICPSGKMALDKFGDGCLATEVQLNDPRYVTEDSQGNVFISDSKNAIIRRVDAVTGVITAIAGGVTANPAKSAACGGSDTNTSTDWQGDGCLSTSVKLGAPQGLAFSPLTGNLYFGDTSNSTVRMIAADSSGLITGPGVISNVAGNIAGTKAAFGYAANTASSTISAATGGSLDSPYGITFDKQGVLYVADEFRNAILAVNLTSATVTIADISIPTGTIAKIAGFQNAGDGAYCPNGTTSSAGCASGAWTPGNPASTSQMHSPYALVTDGLGDVYFANEFSAAVAQISSGGIISTWAGTQASTTVTNQRGTANTVPIGSNFGLAIDTNGNIYTSDSLKGWIWRIDAANQGIYVFAGAGKPCAGAYGDGCPANETKFSTGTIGSGGTFASVGVAGLYSDAAGTLFIADSVAGLVHKIATNANFGTILGTNPTQTVSIHFGVNDGPAGIPYTLTANPNNFSLGESSCTTNTDNTTDCSLPITATPTQTASGPFSSTLHIASAKGLTADIPLTGYLELEQVASNTSLNLSTNSTNPVSPVTITATVSTTTTSAPITGTVTFYNNGTQIGTPQAVAKGQASIQYTFPVGAASVTASYSGSQFFFGSTSAANSVTSVIPTFTITPVQPMITVAQGQIAANGITLNSTGSYAGMVSFACSGLPANASCQFSPSSVSVGAGGATVALSIITAGPGSSAVRPLALPGSRGGQIVFACLPGAALLLLVLRGRVNGKLPKTLLLLAILMGGSAFLNGCSSGTKTGPTTATGTSTLTITATGTPNVVSTGTNIVQTVSMTLAVTPQP; this is encoded by the coding sequence ATGTTTGCGGTTCGTTTTACTCGTCGTCTGGGCCTTGGTGTACTCCTTCCTCTTCTCGTAGTTATGGCCCCACATATGCAGGGGCAAACTGCGAATCCCCAACTTCTTCCCTATGCCACGACGCTGGTCGCAGGCGGCGGTACAACTGCAACCTTCACCCCAAACCAGATCTGCCCCAGCGGCAAAATGGCGTTGGACAAATTCGGCGATGGCTGCCTGGCAACGGAGGTGCAATTAAATGACCCCCGCTACGTTACCGAAGATTCGCAGGGCAACGTCTTCATCTCCGATTCCAAAAACGCCATTATCCGGCGGGTCGATGCTGTTACCGGCGTGATTACTGCGATCGCCGGCGGTGTGACGGCAAACCCCGCCAAGTCCGCAGCCTGCGGCGGCAGCGACACGAATACCTCGACCGACTGGCAAGGAGACGGCTGCTTGTCGACCTCCGTAAAGCTGGGCGCTCCCCAGGGGCTCGCGTTTTCGCCCCTTACCGGCAATCTCTACTTCGGCGATACAAGTAATTCAACGGTCCGCATGATTGCAGCTGATAGCTCGGGCCTGATTACCGGCCCGGGTGTTATCAGCAATGTCGCAGGCAACATTGCCGGCACGAAGGCTGCTTTCGGCTATGCGGCAAACACTGCTTCATCGACTATTAGTGCTGCTACCGGAGGCTCGCTCGATAGCCCCTATGGCATCACTTTCGACAAACAAGGCGTCCTCTATGTTGCCGATGAGTTCAGAAATGCCATTCTGGCGGTGAATCTTACTTCGGCTACAGTCACGATCGCCGATATCTCGATCCCGACAGGAACGATTGCAAAGATCGCAGGTTTTCAGAACGCGGGAGATGGCGCTTACTGCCCAAATGGCACTACAAGTAGCGCTGGATGCGCTTCTGGTGCATGGACACCCGGGAATCCAGCCAGCACCTCACAGATGCATTCTCCGTATGCGCTGGTCACCGACGGACTGGGCGATGTTTACTTCGCCAACGAGTTCAGCGCAGCTGTCGCGCAGATCTCATCAGGGGGAATCATCTCCACCTGGGCTGGGACGCAGGCTTCGACAACAGTCACGAATCAGCGTGGTACGGCGAATACGGTTCCCATCGGGAGCAACTTCGGTCTAGCGATCGACACCAACGGCAACATCTACACCTCCGACTCCCTCAAGGGCTGGATCTGGCGTATCGATGCAGCGAATCAGGGGATCTATGTCTTTGCTGGTGCGGGCAAACCTTGCGCCGGTGCTTACGGCGATGGCTGTCCGGCAAACGAGACAAAGTTTTCAACGGGTACGATTGGAAGCGGTGGCACTTTCGCCTCTGTTGGTGTCGCTGGGCTCTACTCCGACGCTGCGGGTACGCTGTTTATCGCAGATTCTGTCGCAGGTTTAGTCCACAAGATTGCAACCAACGCGAATTTCGGCACGATCCTGGGCACAAACCCAACGCAGACGGTTAGCATTCACTTCGGCGTGAACGACGGCCCGGCCGGTATACCGTATACGCTGACCGCTAATCCCAACAACTTCTCCCTTGGCGAATCCAGCTGCACGACCAACACTGACAACACGACAGATTGTTCGCTGCCGATTACGGCGACCCCGACGCAGACTGCGTCCGGTCCCTTCTCGAGCACCCTGCATATTGCCAGCGCTAAGGGCCTGACTGCGGATATTCCCCTCACCGGCTATCTGGAACTGGAACAAGTCGCTAGCAACACCTCACTCAATCTCTCCACAAACAGCACAAATCCCGTATCCCCAGTAACCATCACGGCTACAGTGAGCACCACCACGACGTCAGCTCCGATCACCGGCACCGTCACCTTCTACAACAACGGAACGCAGATCGGAACTCCGCAGGCCGTTGCCAAGGGACAGGCGTCCATTCAATACACCTTCCCCGTAGGAGCGGCCTCGGTGACGGCGAGCTACAGCGGGAGCCAGTTCTTCTTCGGTTCCACTTCGGCAGCGAACTCTGTCACCTCAGTTATCCCTACGTTCACGATCACGCCGGTGCAACCGATGATCACGGTGGCCCAAGGCCAGATTGCAGCGAATGGCATCACTTTGAACTCCACGGGCAGTTATGCAGGCATGGTCTCGTTTGCCTGCTCGGGGCTTCCAGCGAATGCTTCTTGCCAGTTCAGTCCTTCATCAGTATCAGTTGGAGCAGGCGGAGCGACGGTGGCTCTGTCCATTATTACGGCCGGACCGGGCAGTTCTGCGGTTCGCCCCCTTGCTCTTCCCGGTTCTCGTGGAGGGCAGATCGTCTTTGCCTGTCTTCCTGGAGCAGCCCTGCTTCTGCTGGTCCTGCGCGGCCGTGTCAATGGGAAGCTCCCCAAGACGCTCTTGCTGTTGGCCATCCTGATGGGCGGTTCGGCTTTTCTGAATGGATGCAGCAGCGGCACGAAGACCGGACCAACTACCGCTACAGGAACGAGCACTCTGACAATCACAGCGACCGGAACACCCAACGTTGTTTCGACGGGAACCAATATCGTTCAGACCGTCTCCATGACGTTGGCTGTCACCCCTCAGCCGTAG
- a CDS encoding phosphocholine-specific phospholipase C has translation MAQTRRDFLKIAAMLSGAAGMSGVIPESIQRALAIEPDKGSTYLDAEHIVILMQENRSFDHSLGTLQGVRGFNDPRAIRLPNGNSVFVQTDAAGDSYAPWRMDIRDTRITWMGSVPHSRHSQVDAWNEGRHDGWLEAKRSYSREYTHLPLTMGHYTREDLPFYYALADAFTVCDQNYCSVMTSTTPNRCVFWTGTVRDAQRVDSRVYMRNDEIIGGGMTWKTYPERLHEAGISWKFYQNELTNSGGLNNEAQAWLTNFGCNLLEFFAAYNIEAYPGAALAIQEKIEYLTQQIAKIEHSLEGAKDAHAKTQLQTRLDNDRNRIEKLKATLTNCGESRFKELTDQQQALHTAAFVTNIGDPHYRSLDELTFEDDKQQEMKVPKGDILHQFRQDVDGGKLPTVSWLSAPEKFSDHPTSPWYGAWYVSEVMNILTKNPEVWKKTIFILTYDENDGYFDHAPSYVAADPKRPHTGRASEGIDAGIEYTYAKDEIVQGVTENEARSGPIGMGFRVPMVVASPWSRGGWVNSQLFDHTSTLMFLEDFMEKKHGKQVVEENISSWRRSVSGDLTSCFRPHDPKETKLSFLDRDHFVVGIQKARYKEIPSGFKKLNPEQIEQINRNPVGAQFTSHQEKGIRPSSPLPYELYADGGVSPDGTKFQLRLKAGNDVHGRRSAGSPFNVYLRNTQQTTATGNGLMVATYAVKAGDTISEDIPLEIFADGRYSINIHGPNGFYRSFNGDSQSANVQTQILYERQGASLTGNVKVHLHNSGAKPVKVTVQDNSYGTGSVVKTLATMSSTSVALTLKHSYGWYDFTVKAEGSRTEGRFAGRVETGRSSFSDPLMGGILSGEKA, from the coding sequence ATGGCGCAAACAAGGCGGGACTTTCTTAAGATTGCAGCGATGTTGTCTGGCGCGGCCGGGATGTCAGGGGTTATTCCAGAATCGATTCAACGGGCCCTCGCAATCGAACCGGACAAGGGATCGACGTATCTCGACGCAGAGCACATCGTCATCCTGATGCAGGAGAATCGATCTTTCGATCACTCGCTAGGAACACTGCAGGGTGTGCGCGGATTCAACGACCCTCGTGCGATTCGTCTCCCCAACGGCAATTCCGTCTTTGTCCAAACTGACGCTGCAGGAGACTCCTACGCTCCGTGGAGAATGGATATTCGCGATACACGGATTACATGGATGGGATCCGTACCGCACTCCCGCCACAGCCAGGTGGATGCGTGGAATGAGGGCCGTCATGATGGCTGGTTGGAAGCAAAACGTTCGTACTCGCGCGAGTACACCCATCTTCCGCTGACGATGGGGCATTACACCCGCGAAGATCTGCCGTTCTACTATGCGCTGGCCGATGCCTTTACCGTCTGCGACCAGAATTACTGCTCGGTGATGACCAGCACGACCCCGAACCGTTGTGTCTTTTGGACAGGGACCGTGCGCGACGCACAACGAGTAGATTCCAGGGTCTACATGCGGAACGACGAGATAATCGGTGGGGGGATGACCTGGAAGACCTACCCGGAGCGCCTCCACGAGGCGGGAATCAGTTGGAAGTTCTACCAGAACGAATTGACGAACTCGGGCGGTCTCAACAATGAAGCGCAGGCCTGGCTAACGAACTTCGGTTGCAATCTGCTGGAGTTTTTCGCTGCTTACAACATTGAGGCATATCCGGGTGCTGCTTTGGCTATCCAGGAAAAGATTGAATACCTGACACAGCAGATCGCGAAGATTGAACACAGTCTCGAAGGGGCCAAGGATGCGCACGCCAAAACACAGCTGCAAACGAGACTGGACAACGACAGGAATCGTATCGAGAAGCTGAAGGCGACACTCACGAATTGCGGAGAGTCACGTTTCAAGGAACTCACGGATCAGCAACAGGCGTTGCATACTGCGGCCTTTGTCACCAATATTGGCGATCCGCACTACCGCTCGCTCGACGAGCTCACCTTCGAGGACGACAAGCAGCAGGAGATGAAGGTGCCGAAGGGCGATATCCTGCATCAGTTTCGTCAGGACGTTGACGGAGGCAAGCTCCCGACGGTTTCGTGGCTGAGCGCACCGGAGAAGTTCTCTGATCACCCCACTTCTCCATGGTATGGAGCCTGGTATGTTTCCGAGGTGATGAACATCCTGACCAAGAACCCCGAAGTCTGGAAGAAGACAATCTTTATCCTGACCTACGACGAGAATGACGGCTACTTTGATCATGCGCCTTCCTATGTTGCTGCAGACCCCAAGAGACCGCATACCGGTCGCGCTTCTGAGGGTATCGATGCAGGCATCGAATACACCTACGCCAAGGATGAGATCGTGCAGGGGGTAACGGAGAATGAGGCGCGATCGGGTCCGATCGGGATGGGATTTCGTGTGCCGATGGTGGTCGCCTCGCCGTGGAGCCGCGGCGGCTGGGTGAACTCCCAGCTCTTCGACCACACCTCGACTCTCATGTTTCTTGAAGACTTCATGGAGAAGAAACATGGCAAACAGGTGGTGGAAGAGAACATCAGCAGCTGGAGACGATCTGTCTCTGGCGATCTGACCTCGTGCTTCCGTCCTCATGATCCAAAGGAGACGAAGCTCTCGTTCCTGGATCGTGATCACTTTGTCGTCGGCATCCAGAAAGCCCGCTATAAAGAGATCCCGTCCGGCTTCAAGAAGCTGAACCCGGAGCAGATCGAGCAGATCAATCGAAATCCGGTGGGCGCCCAGTTCACCTCTCATCAAGAGAAGGGGATTCGTCCGTCATCACCGCTCCCTTATGAACTCTATGCAGACGGCGGCGTAAGTCCCGACGGAACAAAGTTCCAATTGCGCCTGAAAGCGGGTAACGATGTCCACGGCAGGCGATCGGCGGGATCACCCTTCAATGTCTACCTCCGCAACACGCAGCAAACCACGGCGACGGGAAACGGATTGATGGTCGCGACCTATGCCGTGAAGGCAGGAGACACAATCTCCGAGGACATCCCTCTGGAAATTTTTGCAGACGGTCGCTACTCCATTAATATCCACGGACCAAATGGTTTCTACCGTTCCTTCAATGGTGATTCTCAGTCGGCAAATGTGCAGACACAAATTCTCTACGAGCGGCAAGGGGCGTCGCTTACCGGCAACGTGAAAGTACATCTGCACAATTCAGGCGCCAAGCCTGTTAAAGTCACCGTTCAAGACAACTCATATGGAACCGGCTCCGTAGTGAAGACTCTCGCAACGATGAGTTCCACTTCCGTCGCGCTCACTTTGAAGCACAGCTATGGATGGTACGACTTCACCGTGAAGGCCGAGGGCTCCAGGACCGAAGGCCGCTTTGCGGGCCGTGTGGAGACAGGCCGCTCGAGTTTCAGTGATCCATTGATGGGCGGAATTCTGTCAGGCGAGAAGGCATAG